The following are encoded in a window of Arcobacter arenosus genomic DNA:
- the cutA gene encoding divalent-cation tolerance protein CutA — protein sequence MKPIVVQTTCHDESEARKIARVLIEESLAACVQMSKIESFYKWQDEFCNDDEVLLNIKTKKENFKKIKSKIKELHSYDVPEIICIKMENLSKDYKKFICENC from the coding sequence ATGAAACCAATAGTTGTTCAAACTACATGCCATGATGAAAGTGAAGCAAGAAAAATTGCAAGAGTTCTAATTGAAGAGTCTCTGGCAGCTTGTGTACAAATGAGTAAAATAGAGTCTTTTTATAAATGGCAAGATGAATTTTGTAATGATGATGAGGTGCTTCTAAACATAAAAACCAAAAAAGAAAACTTCAAAAAAATCAAAAGCAAAATTAAAGAATTACATAGCTATGATGTACCGGAAATTATCTGTATAAAAATGGAAAATTTAAGTAAAGATTACAAGAAATTTATATGTGAAAACTGTTAA
- a CDS encoding thiazole synthase: MSDILKIGEYEFNSRLIVGSGKYKDFQTTKDATLASGSELITVAIRRVNITNPNEENLLDYFKDTNVKLLPNSAGCFTAEEAITTFRLMREATGIDIIKLEVIGDAQKTLYPDVIETIKACEVLKKDGFTIMAYTSDDPIIAKQLESAGADAIMPLAAPIGSGLGIQNPYNIAFIRDAVSVPVLVDAGLGCASDASYAMELGADGILANTAIAQAQDPMAMAEAFKYATIAGRLSYKAGRIPKKPYATASSPVDGLIQF, encoded by the coding sequence ATGAGTGATATCCTAAAAATAGGTGAATACGAATTTAATAGTAGGTTAATTGTTGGTTCTGGAAAGTATAAAGATTTTCAAACAACTAAAGATGCAACATTAGCTTCAGGAAGTGAATTAATTACTGTTGCAATTAGAAGAGTGAATATTACAAATCCAAACGAAGAAAACCTATTAGACTATTTTAAAGATACAAATGTAAAACTACTTCCAAATAGTGCAGGGTGTTTTACAGCAGAAGAAGCAATTACAACTTTTAGACTTATGAGAGAAGCAACTGGTATTGATATTATTAAACTTGAAGTTATTGGTGATGCACAAAAAACTTTATACCCAGATGTTATTGAGACAATAAAAGCTTGTGAAGTGTTAAAAAAAGATGGCTTTACAATTATGGCATATACTTCAGATGATCCAATTATTGCAAAACAATTAGAAAGTGCAGGGGCAGATGCGATTATGCCTTTAGCTGCACCTATTGGTTCAGGATTAGGTATTCAAAATCCATATAATATTGCATTTATTAGAGATGCCGTTTCTGTACCAGTTTTAGTTGATGCTGGATTAGGATGTGCATCAGATGCTTCATATGCAATGGAATTAGGGGCAGATGGTATTTTAGCAAACACTGCAATTGCACAAGCACAAGATCCAATGGCAATGGCTGAAGCTTTTAAATATGCAACTATTGCTGGAAGATTGAGTTATAAAGCGGGAAGGATCCCTAAAAAACCTTATGCAACAGCAAGTTCACCTGTTGATGGATTAATCCAATTTTAG
- a CDS encoding response regulator transcription factor codes for MKIFLLEDDFSLNKLISNALEKKGFFITSVDNGYDAMTNILNNNYDLYILDINVPGFSGHEVLEEIRKRHEDLPVIIVSAELDIDNISKAYELGCNDYLKKPFELEELLLHLKYHIKTILKNDIDKDVIELGFGYKFNLKDQNLYKHDHEIVLTHKEKLLLTLFVNNLDKTVTSEMIHEYVWDNKAVEAVSMRSVIHKLQKKLKNGMIANIRGVGYKFISKDISGF; via the coding sequence ATGAAGATATTTTTACTAGAGGATGATTTTTCTTTAAATAAGTTGATTAGTAATGCCTTGGAGAAAAAAGGTTTTTTTATTACAAGTGTAGATAATGGTTACGATGCAATGACAAATATTCTAAACAACAATTATGATTTGTATATTTTAGATATAAATGTGCCAGGATTTTCTGGTCACGAAGTTTTAGAAGAGATTAGAAAAAGACATGAAGATTTGCCAGTTATAATAGTGAGTGCTGAATTAGATATTGATAATATTTCTAAGGCTTATGAACTTGGATGTAATGATTATTTAAAAAAACCATTTGAACTTGAAGAACTTCTTTTACATTTAAAATATCATATTAAAACAATTTTGAAAAATGATATAGATAAAGATGTTATTGAATTAGGTTTTGGGTATAAATTTAATTTAAAAGATCAAAATCTATATAAACATGACCATGAGATTGTTTTAACCCATAAAGAAAAACTGCTATTAACTCTTTTTGTAAATAATCTTGATAAAACTGTAACTTCTGAAATGATTCATGAATATGTTTGGGATAATAAAGCTGTTGAAGCTGTAAGTATGAGAAGTGTTATTCATAAACTACAAAAAAAACTAAAAAATGGCATGATTGCAAATATTAGAGGTGTTGGGTATAAATTTATAAGTAAAGATATTTCTGGATTTTGA
- a CDS encoding hybrid sensor histidine kinase/response regulator, giving the protein MTKNYTVLIIDDKKENLKYLNEILKDENYEIKASIDAKFAIESSKNNPPHLILLDIKMPELDGFEVCKIIKKEENLKDIPIIFISALDDIDSKVKAFSQGGVDYITKPFEPKEIKARVRNQLEIYKSKITIASLLEQQDLFVKKIMHEMNTPVSIISLNTELIEQKYGLSKEIESIRASSKTLSSIYGDLSYKVKKESREYKITKINLLKFISSRIQFFDELANTKDIHINLEYSDELEVFINSYEFERLIDNTISNAIKYSKESSEIDVFFGVEENKTIISIEDFGIGIEDTELIFEEYYQKSNKKLGLGLGLNIVKEICDKYEIVIDIKSEKNRGTKFTFDIEPITKKSI; this is encoded by the coding sequence ATGACTAAAAACTACACAGTGCTTATAATTGATGACAAAAAAGAGAACTTAAAATATCTAAATGAGATATTAAAAGATGAAAACTATGAAATAAAAGCTTCCATAGATGCAAAATTTGCAATAGAATCATCAAAGAACAACCCTCCACATCTAATCTTGCTTGATATTAAAATGCCAGAATTAGATGGTTTTGAAGTTTGTAAGATAATAAAAAAAGAGGAGAACTTAAAAGATATCCCTATTATTTTTATTTCTGCACTAGATGATATAGATAGTAAGGTTAAAGCTTTTAGCCAAGGTGGTGTTGATTATATTACAAAACCCTTTGAACCAAAAGAGATTAAAGCACGGGTTAGAAATCAACTTGAGATATATAAAAGTAAAATAACAATTGCTTCTTTACTAGAACAACAAGATTTATTTGTAAAAAAGATTATGCATGAGATGAACACTCCTGTTTCAATAATATCATTAAATACTGAGTTAATTGAACAAAAGTATGGTTTGTCAAAGGAGATTGAATCTATAAGAGCCTCAAGTAAAACACTTAGTTCCATATATGGAGATTTATCCTATAAAGTTAAAAAAGAAAGCCGTGAATACAAAATCACCAAAATAAATCTTTTAAAGTTTATTAGTTCAAGAATACAATTTTTTGATGAGTTAGCTAATACAAAAGATATTCATATAAATCTTGAATATTCTGATGAATTGGAGGTTTTTATAAATAGCTATGAATTTGAAAGATTAATAGATAACACAATTAGTAATGCTATAAAATATAGTAAAGAATCATCTGAAATAGATGTATTTTTTGGAGTTGAAGAGAATAAAACCATAATAAGTATTGAGGATTTTGGTATTGGTATTGAAGATACTGAACTTATCTTTGAGGAGTACTATCAAAAATCAAATAAAAAATTAGGCTTAGGTTTAGGGCTTAATATAGTAAAAGAGATTTGTGATAAATATGAAATAGTAATTGATATAAAAAGTGAAAAAAATCGCGGTACAAAATTTACTTTTGATATTGAACCAATAACAAAGAAGAGTATATGA
- a CDS encoding response regulator: MLLFILNTVSFICVAIVINKYQKATIELENAYKMQYKSLILAQELRQSSDDLTRMARTYVITGNPMFEEQFKTVLDIRNGQKQRPQRYNGIFWDFFTLGDKEPEFKGEKIALRDLMIKANFTEEELNMLFESQKESDDLTNLEHKAMNAVKGIFQDENGNYTIYGEPDFKLAREIMHGDEYHKAKIRIMKPLDDFYKAFESRTKQKVDDAKIVLQKQEFNVNVIVLFSVLLFLLSFFIILFRIIYPIDLLRIAMVRLSSNDMSVEVEKNKYEDEVGDMIGAVQIFKDNTEKLIESEQQIKKAMQEATHANKAKSIFLARMSHELRTPLNAILGFTNLLNKSENINLQEKKNLDTIKRSGKHLLNIINEILELSKIEAGKIELNPKAFQLPELIKDIDSMFAFRCESKGLTFHLNVDNNIPNIIKADEQRLRQILINLLGNALKFTKEGKITLNIYEKNKRLFFEVKDTGIGIEKEDQKKIFKPFEQIKKDDYKSNGTGLGLSITKELITLMGGSIYVKSFVNTGSEFYFSVDYEASNESQVEEKGFDKDIVGIEKVEDSTILVVDDIKENRDLVIQILQQYGFKTCCASSGEEAINIVKSNNIDLIFMDTLMPGMDGHETTKVIKNQLKKQDIPIITLSANVFDDDKQKAIKNGADDFLAKPIDEKQLIKILQKYLNVKLKFDEKKDLQKQDEEIFTNLSKEFFISLKNFALQMDNSSIYELLEKSSIDNKSKLHIKNLMEEFDYQALVKVCEQRI; the protein is encoded by the coding sequence ATGTTACTGTTTATTTTAAATACAGTTTCATTTATCTGTGTTGCAATTGTGATTAATAAATATCAAAAGGCAACAATAGAATTGGAAAATGCATATAAAATGCAATATAAATCTTTGATTCTAGCCCAAGAGTTAAGACAAAGTAGTGATGACCTAACAAGGATGGCAAGAACCTATGTAATAACAGGAAATCCTATGTTTGAAGAGCAGTTTAAAACAGTTCTTGATATTAGAAATGGCCAAAAGCAAAGACCCCAAAGATACAATGGAATCTTTTGGGACTTCTTTACTTTAGGGGATAAAGAACCTGAGTTCAAAGGTGAAAAAATTGCCCTAAGAGATTTGATGATAAAAGCAAACTTTACAGAAGAAGAGCTAAATATGCTTTTTGAATCCCAAAAAGAATCTGATGATTTAACAAACCTTGAACATAAAGCGATGAATGCAGTAAAAGGGATTTTTCAAGATGAAAATGGAAATTATACTATTTATGGTGAACCTGATTTTAAATTAGCTAGAGAGATTATGCATGGAGATGAATACCATAAAGCAAAAATTAGAATTATGAAACCCCTTGATGATTTTTATAAAGCCTTTGAAAGTAGAACAAAACAAAAGGTTGATGATGCAAAAATAGTGCTACAAAAACAAGAATTCAATGTAAATGTTATTGTTCTTTTTTCTGTACTTTTATTTTTACTATCTTTTTTTATTATACTTTTTAGAATCATTTATCCTATAGATTTACTTCGTATTGCCATGGTTAGATTATCATCAAATGATATGAGTGTAGAGGTTGAAAAAAACAAATATGAAGATGAAGTTGGGGATATGATTGGTGCAGTGCAAATTTTCAAAGACAATACTGAAAAACTAATTGAGAGTGAACAGCAAATTAAAAAAGCGATGCAAGAAGCAACCCACGCAAATAAAGCAAAATCTATATTTTTAGCAAGAATGAGCCATGAGTTAAGAACACCTTTAAATGCAATATTGGGATTTACAAATTTATTAAATAAATCAGAAAATATCAACTTACAAGAAAAAAAGAATCTTGATACCATAAAAAGAAGTGGAAAACATCTTTTAAATATTATCAATGAAATTCTTGAGTTATCAAAAATTGAAGCAGGGAAAATAGAACTAAACCCCAAAGCTTTTCAATTGCCTGAACTAATCAAAGATATTGATTCTATGTTTGCCTTTAGATGTGAATCAAAAGGTTTAACTTTTCATTTAAATGTTGATAATAATATTCCTAATATCATAAAAGCAGATGAACAAAGACTAAGACAAATTTTAATTAATCTTTTAGGCAATGCCTTAAAGTTTACAAAAGAGGGAAAAATCACACTAAATATTTATGAAAAAAACAAAAGATTGTTTTTTGAAGTAAAAGATACTGGGATTGGTATTGAAAAAGAGGATCAAAAAAAGATTTTTAAACCCTTTGAACAGATTAAAAAAGATGATTATAAATCAAATGGTACAGGACTTGGATTATCAATCACAAAAGAGTTAATTACCTTAATGGGTGGTTCAATTTATGTAAAAAGTTTTGTAAACACAGGAAGTGAGTTTTATTTTAGTGTTGATTATGAAGCTTCAAATGAATCACAAGTTGAAGAAAAAGGTTTTGATAAAGATATTGTAGGGATAGAAAAAGTTGAAGATAGTACAATCTTAGTTGTTGATGATATAAAAGAAAATAGAGATTTAGTAATTCAGATATTACAGCAATATGGATTTAAAACATGTTGTGCTTCTTCAGGTGAAGAAGCAATTAATATTGTTAAATCAAACAACATTGATTTGATATTTATGGATACTCTAATGCCCGGAATGGATGGACACGAAACTACAAAGGTGATAAAAAATCAATTAAAAAAACAAGATATTCCAATTATAACTCTATCTGCAAATGTTTTTGATGATGACAAACAAAAAGCTATTAAAAATGGTGCTGATGACTTTTTAGCAAAACCTATAGATGAGAAACAATTAATTAAGATACTTCAAAAATATCTTAATGTAAAACTTAAATTTGATGAAAAAAAAGATTTACAAAAACAAGATGAAGAAATTTTTACAAATCTTTCAAAGGAGTTTTTTATTAGTTTAAAAAACTTTGCTTTACAAATGGATAATAGCTCAATATATGAATTACTAGAAAAAAGCTCAATTGACAACAAAAGTAAACTTCATATAAAAAACTTAATGGAAGAGTTTGATTATCAGGCACTTGTAAAAGTTTGTGAGCAAAGGATATAA
- the urtA gene encoding urea ABC transporter substrate-binding protein, with protein MKKFIAKSLSVAAIVAMATVAQAADTIKVGVLHSLSGTMAISETTLKDTVLMLIEEQNKKGGVLGKKLEPVVVDPASNWPLFAEKMRGLLTKDKVDVTFGCWTSVSRKSVLPVVEELNGLLFYPVQYEGEESSKNVFYTGASPNQQAIPAVDYLMNEIGVKRWVLAGTDYVYPRTTNKILESYLKAKGVPAEDIMINYTPFGHSDWQSIVSDIKKFGSAGKKTAVVSTINGDANVPFYKELGNQGIGAEDIPVVAFSVGEEELSGLDTKPLVGHLAAWNYFQSAESDENTKFIAAWKKFIKDDKRVTNDPMEATYIGFNLWVKAVEKAGTTDVDAVSKAIIGLEVPNLTGGTAKMLKNHHLTKPVLIGEIQEDGQFETVWSTDGEVAGDAWSDFLPSSKDVISDWTAPINCGNYNTVTKKCSGQNY; from the coding sequence ATGAAGAAATTTATAGCTAAATCATTGTCTGTTGCTGCAATCGTTGCAATGGCAACTGTAGCACAAGCTGCTGATACAATTAAAGTTGGTGTTCTACACTCATTATCTGGAACTATGGCAATTAGTGAAACAACATTAAAAGATACAGTTTTAATGTTAATTGAAGAGCAAAACAAAAAAGGTGGTGTTTTAGGTAAAAAACTAGAACCTGTTGTTGTTGACCCAGCTTCAAACTGGCCTTTATTTGCAGAAAAAATGAGAGGTCTTTTAACTAAAGATAAAGTTGATGTAACTTTTGGTTGTTGGACTTCAGTTTCTAGAAAATCTGTTCTTCCAGTTGTTGAAGAGTTAAATGGATTATTATTTTACCCAGTACAATATGAGGGTGAAGAATCGTCTAAAAATGTATTCTATACAGGTGCATCGCCAAATCAACAAGCAATTCCAGCAGTTGATTATCTAATGAATGAAATTGGTGTAAAAAGATGGGTTTTAGCAGGTACTGACTATGTTTATCCAAGAACTACAAACAAAATCTTAGAATCTTACTTAAAAGCTAAAGGTGTACCAGCTGAAGATATTATGATTAACTATACTCCATTTGGTCACTCTGATTGGCAATCAATCGTATCTGATATCAAAAAATTTGGTAGTGCAGGTAAGAAAACAGCAGTTGTTTCAACAATCAATGGTGATGCTAACGTTCCATTCTATAAAGAATTGGGTAACCAAGGTATTGGTGCAGAAGATATTCCAGTTGTTGCTTTCTCTGTTGGTGAAGAGGAACTTTCTGGGTTAGATACTAAACCTTTAGTTGGTCACTTAGCTGCATGGAACTACTTCCAATCTGCTGAGTCTGATGAAAATACAAAATTTATCGCTGCATGGAAAAAATTTATCAAAGATGATAAAAGAGTTACAAACGACCCAATGGAAGCTACATATATCGGTTTCAACCTATGGGTAAAAGCTGTTGAAAAAGCTGGTACTACTGATGTAGATGCTGTTTCAAAAGCAATTATTGGTCTTGAAGTTCCTAACTTAACAGGTGGAACAGCAAAAATGCTTAAAAACCACCACTTAACAAAACCAGTTCTTATTGGTGAGATTCAAGAAGATGGTCAATTTGAAACTGTATGGTCAACTGATGGTGAAGTAGCAGGTGATGCATGGTCAGACTTCTTACCTTCATCTAAAGATGTAATCTCTGATTGGACAGCACCAATTAACTGTGGTAACTATAACACTGTAACTAAAAAGTGTTCAGGTCAAAACTACTAA
- the urtB gene encoding urea ABC transporter permease subunit UrtB codes for MKKSNLIKIIFLNLFFLTSLFASFETDIEALKTKSFKKKQQVINELVEKYSDDERTETLLKKMVDGDLFYTKKEGTFVILEKKEGSTYHTKTFLEGKVLEPQNKKEFNKVKTNNGLRSVIKSNLAQMNLFSKKKEVRLKSAKNILSNVDEDSKELINKALSKEKDSDVKEVLLEAKTIILAKYSSGEEQLQAVKDLSDFISSDTLATLKNLYSKEDISSELKKAVKSSISTVETIRSYYGVLEKAFFGLSMGSVLLLAAIGLAITFGVMKVINMAHGEMMMIGAYTTYTLQQVMPGLIEYSILVAIPAAFIVSGIVGIIIERLVIRHLYGRPLETLLATFGISLILQQIVRTIYSPLNQEVKTPDWMSGAWEINSALSLTYNRLYIIIFALLVFIGVLMVLNKTSLGLKVRAVTQNRQMAQAMGIKTSWIDAMTFGIGSGIAGIAGVALSQLTNVGPNLGQAYIVDSFMVVVFGGVGNLWGTLIGAITLGEINKFIEPVAGAVLAKVIILVFIILFIQKKPRGLFPQKGRDAQD; via the coding sequence ATGAAAAAATCAAATTTAATCAAAATAATCTTTCTTAATTTATTTTTTTTAACTTCACTTTTTGCTTCTTTTGAGACTGATATTGAAGCATTAAAAACAAAATCTTTTAAAAAGAAACAACAAGTTATTAATGAACTAGTTGAAAAATACTCTGATGATGAAAGAACAGAAACTCTTTTAAAAAAAATGGTTGATGGTGACCTTTTTTATACAAAAAAAGAGGGAACGTTTGTAATCTTAGAAAAAAAAGAGGGGAGTACTTATCATACAAAAACTTTTTTAGAAGGAAAAGTTTTAGAACCTCAAAATAAAAAAGAGTTTAACAAAGTAAAAACAAATAATGGATTAAGAAGTGTTATTAAATCAAATTTAGCTCAAATGAATCTTTTTTCTAAGAAAAAAGAAGTAAGGCTAAAATCAGCAAAAAATATTCTTTCAAATGTTGATGAAGACTCAAAAGAGTTAATCAACAAAGCATTATCAAAAGAGAAAGATAGTGATGTAAAAGAGGTGTTACTTGAAGCTAAAACTATCATTCTTGCAAAGTATTCAAGTGGTGAAGAACAGCTACAAGCAGTTAAAGATTTAAGTGATTTCATCTCTTCAGATACTTTAGCAACTTTAAAAAACCTTTACAGTAAAGAGGATATTTCAAGTGAATTAAAAAAAGCTGTAAAAAGCTCAATCTCTACTGTTGAAACTATTAGATCATATTATGGTGTTTTAGAAAAAGCATTTTTTGGTTTAAGTATGGGGTCTGTTTTATTGCTTGCAGCAATTGGACTTGCTATTACTTTTGGTGTTATGAAAGTAATTAATATGGCTCATGGTGAGATGATGATGATTGGAGCATATACAACTTATACTCTACAACAAGTTATGCCAGGACTTATTGAGTATTCAATTTTAGTTGCTATTCCTGCTGCTTTTATTGTAAGTGGTATTGTTGGTATTATTATTGAAAGACTTGTTATTAGACATCTTTATGGAAGACCACTTGAAACACTTCTTGCAACATTTGGGATTAGTTTAATCTTACAACAAATTGTAAGAACAATATATTCTCCATTAAATCAAGAGGTTAAAACCCCTGATTGGATGAGTGGTGCGTGGGAAATAAATAGTGCATTATCTTTAACATATAACAGATTATATATTATAATTTTTGCACTACTTGTATTTATTGGGGTTTTAATGGTTTTAAATAAAACAAGTTTAGGACTTAAAGTGCGGGCTGTAACTCAAAATAGACAAATGGCACAAGCTATGGGTATCAAAACTTCATGGATAGATGCAATGACTTTTGGTATTGGTTCAGGTATTGCTGGTATTGCTGGTGTTGCTTTATCTCAACTTACAAATGTTGGACCAAATCTAGGACAAGCATATATAGTTGATTCATTTATGGTTGTTGTATTTGGTGGAGTTGGTAACCTTTGGGGAACACTAATTGGTGCAATTACACTAGGTGAGATCAATAAATTTATTGAGCCAGTTGCTGGGGCAGTTCTTGCAAAAGTAATTATCCTTGTATTTATAATTTTATTTATTCAGAAGAAACCAAGAGGTCTGTTCCCACAAAAGGGAAGAGATGCTCAAGATTAA
- the urtC gene encoding urea ABC transporter permease subunit UrtC — MKRKPIILQILNNDLGGKIVLGVLALVVIYVSFANLVLPAGSTFHISTYTVTLLGKYLAFALLALALDLVWGYIGILSLGHGAFFALGGYAMGMYLMRQIGDRGVYGNPELPDFMVFMNLKELPWFWYGFDNPIFTLIMIMFVPGLLAFVFGYLAFRSRVTGVYLSIITQAMTYALMLAFFRNDMGFGGNNGLTDFKDILGFDLQADGTRIALLLISFLALTGGYLVARFIMNSRLGRVCIAIRDGESRTRFIGYRVEQYKLFIFVVSACMAGIAGALYVPQVGIINPGVFSPLFSIELVIWVAIGGRGTLYGAIVGAFIVNYASTYFTSALPEVWLYALGGLFVVVTLFLPKGVVGLISQIKDKLNKDNKNQESEVQNATA, encoded by the coding sequence ATAAAAAGAAAACCAATAATTTTACAAATTTTAAATAATGACCTTGGCGGGAAAATAGTTCTTGGTGTTTTAGCTTTAGTAGTAATCTATGTTTCTTTTGCAAATTTAGTATTACCAGCAGGTTCAACATTTCATATCTCAACTTATACTGTAACACTTTTAGGTAAATATTTAGCCTTTGCACTTTTAGCCCTTGCCCTTGATTTAGTATGGGGTTATATTGGAATCCTTAGCCTTGGTCATGGTGCATTTTTTGCCCTTGGTGGTTATGCTATGGGGATGTATCTAATGAGACAAATAGGTGATAGAGGGGTTTATGGAAATCCTGAATTACCTGATTTTATGGTATTTATGAATCTAAAAGAGTTACCATGGTTTTGGTATGGTTTTGATAATCCTATTTTCACCCTTATCATGATTATGTTTGTACCTGGTCTTTTAGCTTTTGTTTTTGGATATTTAGCATTTAGAAGTAGAGTAACTGGGGTTTATTTATCAATTATAACTCAAGCTATGACATATGCACTTATGCTTGCATTTTTTAGAAACGACATGGGATTTGGTGGGAACAATGGTCTTACAGATTTTAAAGATATTTTAGGCTTTGACTTGCAAGCTGATGGCACTAGAATCGCTCTTTTGCTTATCTCCTTTTTAGCTTTAACAGGTGGTTACTTAGTAGCTAGATTTATTATGAATTCAAGACTTGGAAGGGTTTGTATAGCAATTCGTGATGGTGAAAGTAGAACTAGGTTTATAGGTTATAGAGTTGAACAATATAAACTATTTATATTTGTAGTTAGTGCCTGTATGGCAGGTATTGCAGGGGCCTTATATGTACCACAAGTTGGAATAATAAACCCTGGTGTTTTTTCACCATTGTTTTCAATTGAACTTGTTATTTGGGTTGCAATTGGTGGACGTGGAACTTTATATGGTGCAATTGTTGGAGCCTTTATAGTTAATTATGCAAGTACATATTTCACATCAGCACTTCCAGAAGTTTGGTTATATGCTTTAGGTGGATTATTTGTAGTGGTAACTTTATTTCTACCAAAGGGTGTAGTTGGATTAATTTCACAAATAAAAGACAAATTAAATAAAGACAACAAGAATCAAGAGAGTGAGGTTCAAAATGCTACTGCTTAA
- the urtD gene encoding urea ABC transporter ATP-binding protein UrtD has protein sequence MLLLKHENEQNVGDLKKGDRILYLDDVTVSFDGFKALNSLSLSIEYEELRCIIGANGAGKSTMMDVITGKTSPDKGQVIFGKAVNLLEMDEPSIAEIGIGRKFQKPTVFEGHSVFENLELAMKDDKRFFKTLFAKLNGEQKDSIEETMELIGLKDFYNTQAAILSHGQKQWLEIGMLLMQSPKLLLVDEPVAGMTPGEVEKTGQILTELSKSHSVVVVEHDMEFIRSIAKKVTVLHEGSVLAEGSMKDVQENEKVRKVYLGE, from the coding sequence ATGCTACTGCTTAAACATGAAAATGAACAAAATGTAGGAGATTTAAAAAAAGGTGATAGAATCCTTTATTTAGATGATGTAACAGTTAGTTTTGATGGGTTTAAAGCTTTAAATTCTTTATCTTTATCTATTGAATATGAAGAGTTAAGATGTATCATTGGAGCAAATGGAGCAGGAAAATCAACAATGATGGATGTTATTACAGGGAAAACTAGTCCTGATAAAGGGCAAGTTATTTTTGGGAAAGCTGTAAATTTACTTGAAATGGATGAGCCAAGTATTGCCGAAATCGGGATTGGAAGAAAGTTTCAAAAACCAACAGTCTTTGAGGGGCATTCAGTTTTTGAAAATCTAGAACTTGCAATGAAAGATGATAAAAGATTTTTCAAAACACTTTTTGCAAAATTAAATGGTGAACAAAAAGATAGTATTGAAGAGACGATGGAATTAATTGGTTTAAAAGATTTTTATAATACCCAAGCGGCTATTTTATCACATGGTCAAAAACAATGGCTAGAGATAGGAATGCTTTTAATGCAAAGCCCAAAGTTACTTTTAGTTGATGAGCCAGTAGCAGGTATGACTCCCGGTGAAGTTGAAAAAACGGGACAAATTCTAACAGAATTATCAAAATCACACTCAGTTGTTGTGGTTGAACACGATATGGAATTTATTAGAAGTATTGCAAAAAAAGTAACCGTTTTACATGAGGGTTCTGTTTTAGCTGAGGGTTCTATGAAAGATGTACAAGAAAATGAGAAAGTACGTAAGGTTTACCTCGGTGAGTAA